Below is a window of Geminocystis sp. M7585_C2015_104 DNA.
TGCCAATGCCAATAGCAATTTCAATTCTGGTTGTTCTTTCGTAATTTTGTGTAGTGCCCTATAACCCAACACCAGAAAGGGAATGGTCAACACCCACCAAAGGGCGGCCCATTGGAATGGCAAAAACCCCTCACTGATGTGCATGGCGTAGCTGGCAGATGGAGACAAAAGAAGGGAGAAAAAAACCAAAACCGCACCCCCCAGCGGCAGTGCTCTCCTATAATATTTTACTGACATACCGTACCTCTAAGTACCTGGTGCTTTGCCCCTTGATTTCCAGGGCGGTGAAGGACGTTGGCCACCATGCTACCTAATGGGAATGTTGCTGTCAATCCCCCCAGGGTGCATAACGCTGCAACCGTGCATTTCCAGAATTCTCTACTTTAACCCCCTATGGAGAGAACCATTAGAGCAATTTATCGCATCCTAGACGCCAATTTAAATCGAGCCAGGGAAGGTTTGAGAATAATAGAAGAGTGGTGTCGTTTTGGCCTCAACAATGAGCAACTCACGGCACAGTGCAAGGACATGCGTCAGACACTGGCTTTCTGGCATTCTGACAGCATCCGGGCATTCCGAGATACCCAAAATGACGTCGGTACTAACATCACCCATCCCCAGGAAAGGACAAGGGAAGACATATCTAGTCTATTGCGGGCAAACTTCTGTCGAGTCCAAGAGGCCTTGAGGGTGTTGGAAGAGTATGGCAAACTGGTGGACACTGGCCTAGCCCAGGCGATGAAGGATTTACGCTATCAGGTATATGTACTTGAAAGCAAACTTATGAGTCAAAACCGCAAGCAGTTGTTAAGACAGTGCCCCCTCTATCTGGTAACCTCTCCTGTGGACAACCTCTATGAAGTGGTAGAGGCTGCCTTGCAGGGGGGACTAAAACTAGTCCAGTATCGCAGCAAAAACGAAGACGACTACACCCGCTGGCAACAGGCCAGTAGACTAAGGAAACTCTGTAATGATTATAACGCCCTCTTTCTGGTCAACGACAGGGTAGACATTGCCCTTGCAGTGGATGCCGATGGGGTACATCTAGGACAAATGGACTTACCTGTGGCTGTGGCCCGCCAATTGTTAGGCAATGAGAGGATTATTGGCAAATCCACCACCAATCCCCAGGAGATGGAAAAAGCCATTGCCGAGGGCGTTGACTACATCGGTGTAGGACCTGTATATGCCACCCCCACCAAGCCGGAGAAAAAACCCGCCGGTTTGTCCTATGTGCGCTATGCCAAGGAAAATGCCACTGTTCCCTGGTTTGCCATTGGCGGCATCGATGTAGACAATATTCAGGAGGTGGTTGCAGCCGGGGCT
It encodes the following:
- a CDS encoding thiamine phosphate synthase, yielding MERTIRAIYRILDANLNRAREGLRIIEEWCRFGLNNEQLTAQCKDMRQTLAFWHSDSIRAFRDTQNDVGTNITHPQERTREDISSLLRANFCRVQEALRVLEEYGKLVDTGLAQAMKDLRYQVYVLESKLMSQNRKQLLRQCPLYLVTSPVDNLYEVVEAALQGGLKLVQYRSKNEDDYTRWQQASRLRKLCNDYNALFLVNDRVDIALAVDADGVHLGQMDLPVAVARQLLGNERIIGKSTTNPQEMEKAIAEGVDYIGVGPVYATPTKPEKKPAGLSYVRYAKENATVPWFAIGGIDVDNIQEVVAAGASQVAVVRAIMNATDPKKATQQLLNQLLSLDKPV